In Leptotrichia buccalis C-1013-b, the genomic window GCCCTTCAATATCTCCGCCTTCATGTGAAATATGCCAAAGATTTTGATCTCTTGAATAAATTTTTTCTTTTGTTACAGTAATCTTTATATCATTTTTCTGTGCATAATCAATTGCATCTTCTCTTGAAGAAATATCCCACATTCTCCAAGGTGCTAGTATTTTTAGTGTTGGATCTAAAGAAAAAACTCCAGTTTCAAATCTAACCTGGTCATTTCCTTTTCCTGTACAACCGTGACAAATATATGTTGCACCTTCCTTATGTGCTACTTCAACAAGAACTTTTGAAATAAGGGGTCTTGCAAAGGAAGTCCCAAGCAAGTATTTATTTTCATAAACTGCTCCTGCTCTTAACGCACGGAAAGCGTAATCTTTTACAAATTCAGCTTTTTTATCTTCTACATAAACTTTAGAAGCTCCTGATTCGATAGCCTTTACTTTTACAGCTTCCATATCTTCTTCCTGCCCGACATTTACACAGCAGGCGATTACTTCTAAATCATAATTTTCTTTTAGCCAAGGTATAATAATTGATGTATCAAGTCCACCTGAATAGGCTAAAACTACTTTTTCTTTTGCCATTTTGTTCCTTTCTTAATGTTAATTAAAATTTATTTGGAAAATTTTGTTTTAATACTTTATTCCAGCTGTCAACTTTACTTTTCTGAGTTTTCAAAAAGCTGTCTACATCTCCTTCAACTGTAACTTTTGTCATAATATCTCCATTAGACAATTTTTTTACAACATCCAAATCAGCATTAGATACAACTTCTCCAAAAATTGTATGATTACCGTTTAACCATTCAGTTGGAACAGTTGTAATAAAAAACTGACTTCCGTTTGTTCCAGGTCCGGCATTTGCCATAGCCAATTTCCCAGCTTTAGAAAAGTTTAAGCCATTATTTACTTCATCTTCAAATTTATATCCTGGACCTCCCATTCCTGTTCCAGTTGGATCTCCACCTTGAGCCATAAAATTTTCAATAACTCTGTGGAATTTTAATCCGTCGTAATACCCATGTTTTGCTAAATTTACGAAATTTGCTACTGTTACAGGTGATTTTTCTGGCAATAAATTAATATTGACATCACCTTTTGCAGTTGTAATTTTTACTTTCATTTTATACTCTTTACTGTATGATACCACACCGACAGTCGTCATCAATAAAAGCGATAACATTAGCAATGATAATTTCCTGATCATACATCTCCTTTCATTTTTATATTTGATTTATTTATTTTATCACATTGTGAAATATTTTCAAATAAATTTTTTCAATTCTTTATTTTCCGTCAAACACAGTCGGATATGCTTTGTCATTATTAAATGCCCATGAACCATCATGATAATAGATATTATTTTTTGAATCATAAACTAAATTTCGACCAGCTTTTAAATGCATATATTTATATTTTTTCAAATATTTTTCAGTTTTTTCAGTGTTTTGAATTAGAATACCAACTTTTACATCATTGTAAGTTTCACCATCAAATACACACTTTTCAAAGTCAATATCCACTCTGTAATCTTTATTGTTGATTTTTTTAAACTCACTATGACTTTTAGGAATATTGCAATAAGAATTTTTCTGTAATTTTGCAGTTTGTTCATGAACCTTTTTAGTTTCATTATCTCCAGCAAACATAACCATAGACACAGCAAATAATGCTAATATACTTTTTTTCATAATAAAATTCCTCCTAAATGTATTTTTATAATAATTTACTATAGTATATCATATTTTTATTAAATTTTCTAATCTTACTTTCTTCTTTTTTGCTTTTAAAATATAAAAAACTCCTTGAAATTAAATTGAAAAAATGATATGA contains:
- a CDS encoding peptidylprolyl isomerase: MIRKLSLLMLSLLLMTTVGVVSYSKEYKMKVKITTAKGDVNINLLPEKSPVTVANFVNLAKHGYYDGLKFHRVIENFMAQGGDPTGTGMGGPGYKFEDEVNNGLNFSKAGKLAMANAGPGTNGSQFFITTVPTEWLNGNHTIFGEVVSNADLDVVKKLSNGDIMTKVTVEGDVDSFLKTQKSKVDSWNKVLKQNFPNKF